A genomic stretch from Mastacembelus armatus chromosome 7, fMasArm1.2, whole genome shotgun sequence includes:
- the ppdpfa gene encoding pancreatic progenitor cell differentiation and proliferation factor A has protein sequence MAAIPSSGSLIATHDYYRRRLGSTSSNSSCGSAEYAGEVIPHHPGLPRQDSGHWWTSFFFGKQNQPGMHNGSENQKNRTYTVANGQVTCIAREMVLNKELSENTEKTETFIPPPTSS, from the exons ATGGCAGCAATTCCATCAAGTGGCTCGCTCATCGCCACCCATGATTACTACAGAA GGCGGCTCGGCTCCACCTCCAGCAACAGTTCTTGTGGAAGTGCTGAGTACGCAGGAGAGGTCATTCCACACCATCCAG GACTTCCAAGGCAAGATTCTGGCCACTGGTGGACTTCGTTTTTCTTTGGAAAACAGAACCAGCCCGGCATGCACAATGGATCTGAAAATCAGAA GAACAGAACCTACACAGTGGCCAATGGTCAGGTGACCTGCATTGCCAGGGAAATGGTTTTGAACAAAGAActcagtgaaaacactgaaaagactgaaacatTCATCCCGCCACCAACTTCCTCCTAG